The genomic interval TACTACAGGGGAAGTTCAGTCTTACCAATGAGGGGGCTGATATGTAGTGTGCTTCCAGTAGATGTTTGTAGGATGAAGTGGGGTGGAATGGAGCAGAGTGGAACAGAATGATTACTGGTTCCCTCCTAAAATTCTGATTCATTCTAaagcaaaaggagaaataaatgtatgaCTGGATAAATGGTCAGTGACATGCATGATTCAAAAGAGAGGTTTCAGTTTGTGTCTTTATACacacatattaaaaattaattatttagagATTGCATATTACAGTGTACATGTCTATTTAATGAGACAGGAATTTATATTAGAGATTTCAGAAAGTTTCTCTTGAAAGTGCtttgaataaaaattttttagaaataaaagtgcATTTCCCAGGACCTGGTCAGAGAGATTTGGGGGAAGACTTTGGCTAAGCTATAAGTACTATAGAAACATCATGCCTCCTTCTGTTTTGTCTCAGAGGAGTTTGGAAGAAAGCAACCCCATTCTTTGTGGCCCATCTTGAATCAGACCCATTCATAGAATCTTTCCAAAGAGCTCCATGTAAATTCTCTTGTACAGTGTAACACTCCCTTGATAATTTGCTTTCAGTTAGAAACTATATTATAGATATGATGACCATGCACCCTGGTCTAGGCTGCTTGTCCCAGTGTATTTATTAATAGCACCACCTTTCACTCTCAGACCTTCCCCAGTAGGGATGACGAATTATGGCAACTTAAcctataaataataatgaaattttaataatagtaaaataacCTTTATGGGAATATTGCTATTTGCCAGAGGCTTTGAAATGGTTTCCTGTATAATGCATTCTTCACAATAACCCAATGAGGGAGATATTTCATTGCCCCAACATCACAGTTGAGGAAACAAATTAAATAGTATGGCCTCTTCTCATAGTGGACAAGCCTGAAACCAGGCAAGGGTCTGACCCCAAATTCTTGGGGGCACAGGGCCTTCCCTAACCACTCCTGTTTATGTAGCTGTCACACATTAAGCACTTATTAAAGGCATGCACTTTACAACACATGCCAGAGGGTAACAAACTATCTTCTGATTTGCTGGTCAATATGATTAACTGCACTTAACTTAATACGTTCAAAGATTATCAATAGTTCTAATTTGTTATTCTTCCTTGCTGTTAAGACTTCATAAGGACGGTGCATTTTAAGAGGCAGGAAAAGAACAGTGAATTGAAGTAAAAGTCAGCTGGGTTGTGGTTCTGGATATTGCTTTTACTATATTAGTGATAATAACAATGATTTGGTAAGTGACTAGTTTTTGCCAGGAGTTTTCCCTGTGTTCTCTCGCTGACCCTTAAAACAGTTCTGTGAGGCAGAACCTTTGACCCCATTACATGTGTATGAATTGAATCAGCTATTAGCCTTTTATTGGTTCAGAGGTTAAAATGAAGATTGGGGGATTAAATTATTGCAGCAGACCTCCCCAACTCTGACATACTATGACTAGATTAGAAGTCCCTCCAAATAACTGATGATTAGGATATAACCATGAAATCTGGATGCTGAGGATAATTCTTAGGGGGCACAGAGCCTTCCCTAATCACTCCTATTTAGATTAATTATCATACATTGAGTGCTTACTAAGGGCATGTGCTTTACAggcttttatcttttcttttgtttttctcctcacCAAAGGCCAAACAAGAAAAGAATTTGGATTTGATCAGTATAAGTTTAACTCCACTCTGCTAGAATTCGCATCCCTCTCTGAAGCTCTTTAGGAATTGCCTTATTTAGGAACCTTTCTGAAAAGCAGTATTAAGTAAAGAATCAATAAGATTTGTTCATAATCAGATTTTTTCCACCATTTAAAGCGTAAGAATAGAAAAAGAGATTTGACAGTATTATATAGAGGTTGCTGAAAGGAAATTGCTTGTCATTTTTTCAAACAAGAAGTGTAGAAATTCTTTCCAGTGCTCAGTTAAGTTCTATGTGCTGTAGAGAGCAAAGTAAATATAAGTCTGTGGCTATACAGTTCACTCAGGAATATAAGAACATAAATGCACAGGTACAGATTATGTGCTGTTAAGATGCCAAATCGTATAGCATAACTTGACCAGTGGTTCTTCACTAGGAGTGTGTTACGTGTGCTGtggtttaaaaatacagatgccagTACCATACTTGCATTGACCAAATAAATTTCTGAGGTTGAGCCTGgaattgtgtattttttaaactccACAGGTGATTCAGAAGTGCACCATGAATAACAACCACTGGATTAAAATATATGTGGaacataatgatatgttaatTATGCAGAGTAAAAAAGAATTGGTTGATTTGGGCTGGGATTTTTAAAGATGGCTTCATAGAAGAGATGTGATTTGAATGAAGGTCAGATACCGACAGAAGGTAGGTAAAACAGAACTTTTTTGCTTTTTAGCTCAAAATAAAATCTtacctttaaagttttttttcctgCATTCCAGATTCCTGTTGGATTGATCTGCAATTAATAATAAAACTGCTGACAATAAATACCTGGAAATGTTCAGATACCTTCTACTGTATCTATGGTATGTCTCCATGAAACTCAAGTCTTATTTGAAAGCTTGTGTATTATGATAGATTAACATTAGTTACCTGCAACAAAGAATTTTGATCACAATTAGTAAATGCAATTTAGACTGCAAACTGCCAAGGATAGGAtctgtattttattaaaatttggaTTCTTAGATCTTTAGCATAGGAATTGGCATCTAGAATATGCATAACACGTacttgtttgttgaatgaatgagacatttgGACTTACTTGGTTTATTTATTGTGGGGCAGATTTCAGTGGTCTCCCTTTGAAGGGTCAAGTATTTTATCTATGATGGTttgggtttatttgtttcttggcCCAGAAGCAATGAGTTGGCAAAGACTTTCAAGAGTTGGTAGCTTATAAGAGCacatttttagggtttttttttctttcccaacaaataaaactgaagggaaagaaaacatggaaaaggcAAAGGAGTCACAAGCCTTGTAACGGGTGGGAGGTTCTCCTTCCAGGGGTGCCCGGGTGGGAGGTTCTCCCTCCAGGGGTGTGTCCAGAGCAGCAGGCTCAACCCCTCTTCTCAGACCAGCCTCCCCACAGGGAGGAAAACGAAGTCTCCAAAGCTGGAGGTGGGAAGGAGCAGGCCTTCCCAAGCTTCCCCAACCTCCTTCCACTGACCCGGTTTTTTACAGAACAGGGCTATTTGGCCCGTGTTTTGATTTGGATGGTTAACAGAGTTTTAAAAGACATGACTGCCAAGAAGTCTTGCTACATCTCCCCAGTACCAATCAAGGCAAGCTTCCTCAGCATTTTGTTGTAGTGGAAAAAAATGTCAGCAGATAAATTCCTCTAGTGGAATTTTATAGTGCTGTGTAAACAGTTTCATAAGGGGAAATAATCggaagaaaaaagaatacagagaatacacagaaaacaaaacagatgtgCAAAGTGTATGGGGGGATGACCACAGAAATCTTCAGATGTATTATTCTGTGTTTGggagaataaaagagaaagtgGAAGGTACCGTATAGTGTTTGTGAACATTATTTATAGACCATTTTTAGTGTGAGACAGCTGTGATAACAAAGACAGACATTTATTTTGGCATTAGAGAAGGGGAAGGTAGGACCCAGAAGAGGTTGCTGGGGCAGAAGCAACAGTTAGAGTAATGGAAGCCTGTGAGCTCAGCCTTGGGGCAGCTCTAGGGAAGGCCCAGTGGTCTGTCACCACTGTTTCCGGTTCAGTTAACATGGCTCTTGGCAAGAGGGACTACACAATGACTACTTAGAAGACTACTGAATGAACTCTTGAGGTGACTACATTCTTTAACAGACACATGGAATTCCTACTTGGACCCAAACCCAAGACCTCCAAATTGCTAACTGGAATCTTAGTATTGGCTGGGAAATAACCTAAGGGACTCTGGTTGGGAAGTGTCTGGTACCTGGCTCAAGGCATATCTACCGGCCATCGTATGAGCTGCTGCCCTTCTGTGACCTCCCCTCTCTTTCCCCTGATGCGTGACCACCTCAGCCAGGTGAGCCTGGCTACCGTCAGCAAAAAACACACCAAAATGAACAGGGGTACTCTATTCTTCATAAACAGTGATTGAGCATGAACATATCTAAGATAGTTTAATTCACACTGAGTTTCATATGCAGCTGAAAACAAAACTAATTTGGGTTTTTGGAATATTTCAAGAGTGGGTCATCGCATCCACAGCATACGTATCATCTTGAATGCAAGAGTGATGTGCTGGCCCCACAAGCTCACAAGATCCATACGCATGCATCTCTTCTCAACAAAGCATTCATGGCTTTCGTTTTGTGGCTTGAAGTGGACTCCAGTGGGGACTATTTATACCACGGAAATTGACAGATGCTACATCTTAGTCCAGTCCCTTCAGGTtgctatattaaaaagaaaaaaaaatacagactgggtggcttgttAACAAAAGAAGTGTATGTCAGGCTACAAGTCTGAGATAAGGGGCCAGAATGATTGGGGAGGGCCCTCTCCCCCGCCGCAGACCTCCCCGTGTCCTCACACGGTGGAAGGGTGAGGGAGCTCTGTGGAATCTATTATAAGGACAgtgatcccattcatgaggtcTCCGCCTTCGGGACCCGGTCACCTCCCAAAGTCCCCACCTACTAACACCATCACCTGGGCCCAGGGCTTCCAGTGTGTGAATTTAGGgggaacacacacacattcagaccAGAGCGTGGTACAAACAAGggcttcttttgttcttttgcagAGAGCTGGTGAGCCAGTTTACCAGTGCACCAAGTTACATGCACCTTAGAAGAGACCCAATGAAAATGTAAGTCTCTGTAATTAAGATCATTGCTTCCTGGGTaaatattaaagaagacactGCTTAAGAGAGATGGTATTTTATTAGACTGATTAGGCTCAAATCTCTTAGTGGCTGTCAGTtaaccttcctctctcccttagTCTCCCTGTCCTTAAAATAGAGTATAATAATACTTACGTCACTatattattctgatgattaaatgAGTTCCTTCATGTGATACGCTTGAAAAACCTGGCAAAGGGAAGGTGCTCAATTAAGTATTTTCTATTACTAGCAACAGGAGATGAGACTAtatgggttttttctttttttttacagtcTTCTCCTAAAAGACTGCCTGATTTCAGTGTTATTTTACTTGTTGAGTTTTTACGTCTTCTAGAAGCCCATACTCAACTTCCACAAGTTCTGTGAAGATCCATTAAATGAAAGCACATCAAATCACTTTGAAATGCATAACGCACTATGTAAATGAAAGGTGGAATAATTATGTTAAAGGCATCATCTTGAATTTTGTTTATACTGCATCTTTGAAATGAGCATCAGATTTTTCTCTAGGCAGTTACTGCTCctacagaaacaaacacagatgGTGCCCAAACCTCCTACTGAATAGTTTTAGGCAATGGCATTTATCAAAATACTGCAGGTCACTAAATGTACAAAGACTCAAAACACACCCCACATCTCAGGGTCAGGCCAGCATAGAAATTTAGGCAAATAAGCCTTTGTTTGATAATGCAAGGATTTCCTGATTTGTAGAATGCACAGgcacaacaaacagaaaatctgacatGTAGGCTAAATTTTACAAAATAggatattaaaatgtattttcttttagagAAAAACAATAGGTTTGTCCATTCTGATGAGCGTTTCCAGCCAAATTAAAACTGATTCTGGGGGCGTGCATGCAGATGTTCCCGTTTTACGCTGACCTGGCCACACAAagcagagaaagaagggaaacaTTTAAAGTGAATTTTCTTACACTCAAACCTTGTAAGAATCCTGTCTTTGGAATGCAGGCCTCCGTTTTCAGCAAGATATCCTGTGACTGTAACCTGTGCCGGTTCTGTAATCTAACTCTCTGAAGCCAGGCTTTGCCCTTGGGTCCATTCGTTGCCCTACTCTGGCTCcatagggagaggaaatcctgacCCCTGAGGCTTCCCCTCCCCAAAGCTGCATCAGTTGCCTTACAGCTGGCTTCCCCCCCTCCCCCGTGGAGGTTTGGGAGGAGCACTGGCAGAAGACGTGAGATGAGGTCAAAGAAGGAGCCGGGCATGCATTTCTCCCAACTTGCAGTTTGCCTCCTGCGCCGTGCCAGGCAGCAGCTCCGCCTCTTCCGTGCTCCACCTCCGAACCCCGAGGGCTGCCACGGTTCCGGGGCTCCCCTGGTTCCCCAAGGCTCCCGGGCTATAGCAGCTCCTCTCTGTCCTCGGGGCCCTCCAGTCTGGGGTTGGGTATAGTTTGCTCCTGTTGCTAAATCTGGGATgcctagcttctctttcctcGCCCGTGCTCTGCTGTGATCAATGCCCTGCATTGGAGTCCTCCCTTTAGGTATTCCAGGTGAATTCTGGATTGACCTTAAATGACCCAAGATCCAACACAGGCCACCTGCACAACTGGATTCGTAGGTAAGTAACGCTGTTGGAAGGGCCATTCCTCTGTCCTCATCATGCGCTCTCAGAGGTCCTTCCGGAGCCCAAACTCCTGCAACTGCGGTTCCCTTCGCAGCTGTTCCATCTAGTTAAATGATGATTCTTCACGGAGCCTGCTCTGTGCCGTGTCCCTGAGatgaaggcagaaaaaaaaagcatttttctttgtttctactGACGCTAGTGTCACAAGACTCTCAGCCTTTACACTTGGTTGTTAGCCAAGCGTGA from Manis pentadactyla isolate mManPen7 chromosome 16, mManPen7.hap1, whole genome shotgun sequence carries:
- the LOC118927735 gene encoding uncharacterized protein LOC118927735 isoform X1 gives rise to the protein MQGIDHSRARARKEKLGIPDLATGANYTQPQTGGPRGQRGAAIAREPWGTRGAPEPWQPSGFGGGARKRRSCCLARRRRQTASWEKCMPGSFFDLISRLLPVLLPNLHGGGGEASCKATDAALGRGSLRGQDFLSLWSQSRATNGPKGKAWLQRVRLQNRHRLQSQDILLKTEACIPKTGFLQGLSQPEGTGLRCSICQFPWYK
- the LOC118927735 gene encoding uncharacterized protein LOC118927735 isoform X2 → MQGIDHSRARARKEKLGIPDLATGANYTQPQTGGPRGQRGAAIAREPWGTRGAPEPWQPSGFGGGARKRRSCCLARRRRQTASWEKCMPGSFFDLISRLLPVLLPNLHGGGGEASCKATDAALGRGSLRGQDFLSLWSQSRATNGPKGKAWLQRVRLQNRHRLQSQDILLKTEACIPKTGFLQGLSVFQAYHMKELI